A single region of the Photobacterium sanguinicancri genome encodes:
- a CDS encoding DUF4382 domain-containing protein — protein sequence MNKMLIVSALGLVLSGCGGNSSSDVSNEGTFSLAFSDAPVDGLSKVCVAFDQITAKHNNGSESAWGTTSFVADQSSKGCIPNGLEIPKDVAGNPLFMVIDLLDYQGANALQVLSDEKLEAGKYSQMRLSVLSTWNDSSGVYADGTPYSHVEEIATGDKLDIRVPSGELKLDGFDVTANATQAYTLEFDLRKSMVSNAHGYQLKPRGLRLVKNENVATLQGTVAKGSCAVEGDLTKAYAYIYLPRTDDNYGDLGSSSEPYTSAKVDPSTGKYAVGYLPFGRYDVALACDGAADDPEQSQGSAVINLMTPVVKDKNLTEMGLTVDLQY from the coding sequence ATGAATAAAATGCTTATTGTTAGTGCGTTAGGGTTGGTACTTTCTGGCTGTGGTGGTAACTCAAGCTCTGATGTAAGTAATGAAGGGACTTTTTCGCTCGCTTTCTCTGATGCTCCAGTGGATGGATTGAGTAAAGTTTGTGTCGCTTTTGATCAAATTACAGCGAAGCACAATAACGGTTCTGAGTCAGCGTGGGGCACAACATCATTTGTAGCCGATCAAAGTTCAAAAGGGTGTATCCCTAATGGGCTTGAAATTCCGAAGGATGTTGCGGGTAACCCATTATTTATGGTGATTGATCTATTAGATTACCAAGGTGCGAATGCACTACAAGTTCTGAGTGATGAAAAGCTTGAGGCTGGGAAATATAGCCAAATGCGCTTATCTGTGTTGTCTACATGGAATGATAGCTCTGGTGTGTATGCGGATGGAACACCGTATTCACATGTAGAAGAGATCGCCACTGGTGATAAACTCGATATTCGCGTGCCAAGCGGTGAGCTTAAGCTCGATGGTTTTGATGTAACAGCAAATGCCACTCAAGCGTATACACTAGAGTTCGATTTACGAAAAAGCATGGTTTCTAACGCTCACGGCTATCAGTTAAAACCCCGTGGTTTACGTTTAGTGAAAAATGAGAATGTCGCCACGCTTCAAGGAACGGTTGCGAAAGGCTCATGTGCTGTAGAGGGTGACCTCACTAAGGCGTATGCTTATATATACCTTCCTCGAACGGATGATAACTACGGTGACTTAGGTTCTTCGAGCGAACCTTATACCTCTGCAAAAGTCGATCCAAGCACAGGGAAATATGCTGTTGGTTACCTTCCTTTCGGTCGTTATGACGTTGCATTAGCGTGTGATGGTGCTGCTGATGACCCAGAACAAAGCCAAGGTAGTGCTGTTATTAATTTAATGACGCCAGTGGTTAAAGATAAAAACTTGACCGAAATGGGCTTAACCGTCGATCTTCAATATTAA
- a CDS encoding winged helix-turn-helix domain-containing protein — MWLLNPLKRSQLSNYEAGIHKKLKSTDCQILELLIKNEGQAVSKEDIMSSVWEGRIVSESSLTQSIAQLRLMLGDSGKEQRIIKTLPRKGYMILPHLVQLVPLKVAPVTTEELQPSPELHQVTLEPPQIHSQITNRKGHLFKAFYSYFSNHKIALYAAISLIVISVTIVNFWTYSVLLKKNTVEKKIWSKTTINNTSIHLKNDPRSSIILAFFADDKVKIADNISNILISSNPQQLYLSCIYTSDKLGEDLTLDFTLPIKYPFDQMKGLINEKCR, encoded by the coding sequence ATGTGGCTATTAAATCCGCTAAAACGCTCGCAATTATCAAACTATGAAGCTGGCATTCACAAAAAATTAAAATCAACCGATTGCCAAATTTTAGAATTGCTTATCAAAAATGAAGGTCAAGCTGTATCCAAAGAAGACATTATGTCTAGCGTTTGGGAAGGGCGTATAGTGTCTGAATCCAGCCTCACTCAATCTATCGCTCAGTTACGTTTAATGCTAGGTGATAGTGGTAAAGAGCAAAGAATCATTAAAACCCTACCAAGAAAGGGTTATATGATATTACCGCATTTGGTGCAACTTGTACCTTTAAAAGTAGCTCCAGTTACAACAGAAGAATTACAACCATCACCCGAACTTCATCAAGTAACTCTAGAACCACCCCAAATACATTCACAAATCACCAATCGTAAAGGTCACCTTTTTAAGGCTTTTTATTCATACTTTTCAAACCATAAAATAGCGTTATATGCGGCCATCAGCCTCATCGTGATCAGCGTCACCATCGTTAATTTTTGGACTTACTCTGTGTTATTAAAAAAGAATACAGTAGAGAAAAAAATATGGTCAAAAACAACAATTAACAATACCAGTATCCATCTGAAAAACGACCCTAGAAGCAGTATTATTTTAGCCTTCTTTGCAGATGACAAAGTCAAGATAGCAGATAACATTAGTAACATATTGATCTCATCTAACCCACAACAACTTTATCTTTCCTGTATTTATACATCAGATAAACTAGGTGAGGATTTAACTCTTGATTTCACGCTTCCCATAAAATACCCATTCGACCAAATGAAAGGTTTGATCAATGAGAAATGCCGTTAA
- a CDS encoding YybH family protein: MTNSVLNECKAAISRWQTAFNNQNAAGCAEQYTPDSVMDARPFGRFEGREAIQAFWQNIMDQGFKEVDYTNVTWDAEGDDGFILTASWTMNKAFGAVHREYWQIQADGKARLVTDDFEVQGER, from the coding sequence ATGACTAATTCAGTTCTTAACGAATGCAAAGCGGCTATTTCACGTTGGCAGACTGCTTTTAACAACCAAAATGCAGCTGGCTGTGCCGAACAATACACACCAGACTCGGTGATGGATGCGCGTCCATTCGGCCGATTTGAAGGCCGTGAAGCCATCCAAGCATTTTGGCAAAACATCATGGATCAAGGCTTTAAAGAGGTTGATTACACCAATGTAACTTGGGATGCAGAAGGAGATGATGGCTTTATCCTCACCGCAAGTTGGACGATGAACAAAGCATTTGGTGCTGTGCACCGTGAATATTGGCAAATTCAAGCCGACGGAAAAGCACGTTTAGTCACTGATGATTTTGAAGTTCAGGGCGAGCGTTAA
- a CDS encoding ecdysteroid 22-kinase family protein, whose protein sequence is MSISQQLLLSVAQFTQASSVSHTQVIQTLWGGYGTLFRAFLNDAGVPSVVVKYIELPQPKSHPKGWNTVTSHQRKLDSYHVEVNWYQSFANQSHLQCHVPHCVYVERLDNAILLILDDLAPAGYGDVVTSPRQCHVEACLSWLAYFHAQHLHSAPANLTMYSGLWPAGTYWHLATRPDELHALQDTRLKQAASLIDNTLHEAQYQTLVHGDAKLANFFFTPTGAKAAAVDFQYVGHGCGMKDVILLLSSVLDFSKAEQQVPIYLDYYFAQLSKAIKELCPHIESQSVEQEWRWLFPVAWADFQRFVKGWCPEHWKINDYTEALTVQALEQLGR, encoded by the coding sequence ATGTCAATTTCCCAACAACTTCTGTTATCTGTCGCTCAATTTACACAGGCATCAAGTGTGTCACACACCCAAGTTATTCAAACGTTATGGGGTGGTTATGGAACGTTATTCCGTGCTTTTTTAAACGATGCAGGCGTACCTTCTGTTGTGGTTAAGTACATTGAGTTACCACAACCTAAAAGTCATCCTAAAGGGTGGAACACGGTTACCTCACACCAACGTAAGTTAGATTCATACCACGTTGAAGTTAATTGGTACCAATCTTTTGCCAACCAAAGCCATTTACAGTGTCATGTTCCACATTGTGTGTATGTTGAACGGTTAGACAATGCGATTTTGTTGATTTTAGATGACCTAGCCCCCGCAGGTTATGGCGACGTTGTGACATCACCGCGACAATGCCATGTCGAAGCTTGTTTGTCGTGGCTCGCTTATTTCCATGCGCAACATCTTCATTCTGCCCCCGCAAACCTAACGATGTACTCGGGTCTTTGGCCCGCGGGCACATACTGGCATTTAGCAACACGACCAGATGAACTTCATGCGCTGCAAGACACACGATTGAAACAGGCTGCAAGCTTGATTGATAACACCTTACATGAAGCTCAGTATCAAACGCTTGTCCATGGTGACGCCAAGCTGGCCAATTTTTTTTTTACACCTACAGGGGCCAAAGCTGCTGCTGTGGATTTTCAGTATGTAGGCCACGGCTGTGGTATGAAAGATGTTATTTTGTTGCTCAGTAGTGTGCTTGATTTTTCTAAGGCAGAGCAGCAAGTTCCTATTTATTTAGATTATTATTTTGCTCAATTATCAAAAGCGATAAAAGAACTTTGTCCTCATATTGAATCACAAAGTGTAGAGCAAGAGTGGCGTTGGTTATTTCCTGTTGCTTGGGCTGACTTCCAGCGCTTTGTTAAGGGTTGGTGCCCTGAACATTGGAAAATTAATGACTATACCGAAGCATTAACGGTACAGGCTTTAGAGCAATTAGGAAGATAA
- a CDS encoding alternative ribosome-rescue factor A, which produces MVSKKRKAKQQAHNNQGVDVVQLPTPVSETATDLGRGTIRDNALKAAVTSKLFTTRVVQAKKGKGSFSRKDKFKGREPYSMVFAVAA; this is translated from the coding sequence ATGGTATCTAAAAAGCGCAAAGCGAAGCAGCAAGCGCATAACAATCAAGGTGTTGATGTGGTGCAATTACCTACACCCGTGAGTGAAACAGCAACAGATTTAGGGCGCGGAACCATTCGAGACAATGCCCTGAAAGCAGCAGTGACAAGTAAGCTATTTACTACACGTGTTGTGCAAGCGAAAAAAGGCAAGGGCAGTTTTAGCAGAAAAGATAAGTTTAAAGGCCGAGAGCCTTATTCAATGGTATTCGCTGTCGCAGCATAA
- a CDS encoding LysR family transcriptional regulator: MSRYRQMAVFQHIVETGSITKAADRLGLSKSVVSQHLKQLELDLGVTLLTRTTRKQHLTVAGDAFFQQCCLMRTIAENAWQDAQNQQQVPQGTITVTASNAVMDYLVIPALTDCFRTFPAVKFDLRSDDGKTDLIQEGIDLAIRVGESPSSNLKQRKIGQFRDVLCGHKTLSEGPIEQQAYIAHHWQHDKIHHMMTRKVNVSYEEEVVESTLSYDFIATHRTNNYHACLGLLKQSAGIGILPEFIFQQHQMDLVDLLPHYQLAQSNVYALHAYHGGMPVTVSMAIAAITDRLATLAIQER; encoded by the coding sequence ATGTCTCGGTATCGTCAAATGGCCGTGTTTCAACATATCGTTGAAACCGGCTCTATAACAAAAGCAGCAGATAGACTCGGGTTGTCGAAATCTGTTGTTAGTCAGCATTTAAAGCAGTTAGAGCTGGACTTGGGCGTGACGCTTCTGACTCGAACTACACGTAAACAGCATCTAACAGTGGCTGGCGATGCCTTTTTCCAGCAATGCTGTTTGATGCGCACTATTGCAGAGAATGCTTGGCAAGATGCGCAAAATCAGCAACAAGTCCCCCAAGGTACTATCACAGTGACTGCATCCAATGCGGTAATGGATTATCTCGTAATTCCAGCACTGACTGATTGCTTCCGTACATTTCCAGCCGTGAAGTTCGACTTGCGTTCTGATGATGGCAAGACAGATCTAATCCAAGAAGGGATTGATTTAGCGATCAGGGTGGGGGAATCGCCAAGCAGTAACTTAAAGCAAAGGAAGATAGGGCAATTTCGTGACGTGTTATGCGGCCATAAAACGTTATCAGAAGGACCTATCGAGCAACAAGCGTATATTGCTCATCATTGGCAACATGATAAAATTCACCATATGATGACCCGTAAAGTGAATGTTAGTTATGAAGAGGAGGTGGTAGAGTCAACCTTGTCGTATGACTTTATCGCCACACATCGAACGAATAATTACCATGCGTGTTTGGGGTTATTGAAGCAAAGTGCTGGCATTGGGATCCTACCTGAATTTATCTTTCAACAGCACCAAATGGACTTAGTTGATCTGCTTCCACATTATCAACTCGCGCAAAGTAATGTGTATGCGTTACATGCGTATCATGGCGGGATGCCAGTTACAGTGAGTATGGCAATAGCTGCGATTACTGATCGATTGGCGACCTTAGCAATACAAGAACGATGA
- the arfB gene encoding alternative ribosome rescue aminoacyl-tRNA hydrolase ArfB — translation MLTISNTVQLADWEIELTAIRAQGAGGQNVNKVSSAIHLRFDINRSTLPDFYKERLLKLSDSRITKEGVVIIKAQQFRTQDMNKEDALNRLKELILSATVVQKNRRATKPTRNSQKRRMDKKNQRGQTKSLRGKVSF, via the coding sequence ATGCTAACAATCTCAAATACTGTCCAACTTGCTGACTGGGAAATTGAACTCACGGCTATTCGCGCGCAAGGTGCGGGTGGTCAAAATGTCAATAAAGTCTCTAGTGCCATTCACCTTCGCTTTGATATTAACCGTTCAACGTTACCTGACTTTTACAAAGAACGCTTGCTGAAATTATCTGATAGTAGGATCACCAAAGAAGGGGTGGTCATTATTAAAGCGCAGCAATTTCGCACGCAAGATATGAACAAAGAAGATGCGCTTAATCGTTTAAAAGAGCTGATTTTATCAGCCACTGTAGTGCAAAAGAATCGTCGAGCGACTAAACCTACCCGCAATTCACAAAAACGCCGTATGGATAAGAAAAACCAACGTGGGCAGACAAAATCGTTGCGTGGAAAGGTGAGTTTCTAA
- a CDS encoding 3'(2'),5'-bisphosphate nucleotidase CysQ family protein — MQLNSTDLEQLLQLATKAALTAGEYIVQFDRKQLDVDSKCAGSSLSAQVVTQVDINSQALILSVLAPSIKYYNLGVLSEENADEAQAADHERLTSEYFWCIDPLDGTLPFIENMPGYAVSIALVSKSGKPSIGVVFNPSTGDLYQAINDASNSQVIKNGQPWLLQPYDTFLEREGKAPAISSDVFTLFIDRSFSQDPRYNPLLEAVAEQLKLVGIRSLEVINTSGAVMNAIGVLENAPAAYIKLPKPQKGGGSLWDFSATAAIFEALIQSGSPVVVSNIHSAPLDLNRKDSNYMNHEGVFYSAYLTRMPLIDRFATI, encoded by the coding sequence GTGCAGTTAAATAGTACGGATTTAGAACAACTATTACAGCTGGCTACGAAGGCCGCATTAACCGCTGGTGAATACATCGTACAGTTTGATCGTAAGCAGCTGGATGTTGATAGTAAATGTGCAGGATCCAGTTTGAGTGCTCAAGTGGTGACGCAAGTTGATATCAATAGCCAAGCCTTGATTTTGTCGGTATTAGCGCCAAGTATTAAATATTACAACTTGGGCGTTTTGAGTGAAGAGAATGCCGATGAAGCACAAGCTGCGGATCATGAAAGGCTAACGAGTGAATATTTTTGGTGTATTGACCCGCTTGATGGCACATTGCCCTTTATCGAAAATATGCCAGGCTATGCCGTCTCTATTGCATTGGTGTCTAAATCAGGAAAACCGTCAATTGGCGTTGTTTTTAATCCCTCGACAGGGGATCTTTACCAAGCGATTAACGATGCCAGTAACAGCCAAGTTATTAAAAATGGTCAACCTTGGTTACTTCAACCATATGACACCTTTCTTGAACGAGAAGGTAAAGCACCCGCAATATCTTCTGATGTTTTCACCTTATTTATCGACCGCAGTTTTAGCCAAGATCCTCGTTATAATCCCTTACTGGAAGCTGTAGCGGAGCAGCTAAAATTGGTGGGTATACGTAGCCTTGAAGTTATTAACACATCAGGGGCTGTGATGAATGCTATCGGTGTACTTGAAAACGCACCTGCCGCTTATATTAAGTTGCCTAAGCCTCAAAAGGGCGGAGGGAGCCTTTGGGATTTCAGCGCGACAGCAGCTATTTTTGAAGCATTAATACAGAGTGGATCGCCTGTCGTTGTCTCAAATATCCATAGCGCACCACTTGATTTAAATCGAAAGGATTCAAATTACATGAATCATGAGGGTGTATTTTATAGCGCGTACCTAACGCGTATGCCTTTAATAGATCGTTTTGCTACAATTTAA
- a CDS encoding MaoC family dehydratase — translation MKVVDFLKQKREALAHNPFELKDWLSPSIRDYWSEFLDKANNSQLVAWGRDQKITASNDAIAPEPEIKPTAVIELSEEAQRVKEEIEANLGEEIHVGDWLIVDQDRINQFAAVTEDHQWIHTDPERATAESPFKTTIAHGFLTLSLLSVLTDSVDPAKQTFPSAKMTVNFGLNKVRFPYPVKAGVRVRARTSIQSVTPIKRGLEIVQEIKVEIEGCRRPGCVAESVIRLYF, via the coding sequence ATGAAAGTAGTCGATTTTCTTAAGCAAAAGCGTGAAGCTCTAGCACACAATCCGTTTGAACTTAAAGACTGGCTATCTCCCTCTATCCGCGATTATTGGAGCGAATTCCTAGATAAAGCGAACAACAGTCAACTTGTTGCTTGGGGACGCGATCAAAAAATCACCGCATCTAACGATGCCATCGCACCAGAACCAGAAATCAAACCGACAGCCGTTATTGAGCTATCTGAAGAAGCTCAACGCGTAAAAGAAGAAATTGAAGCTAACCTAGGTGAAGAAATTCACGTGGGTGATTGGCTTATTGTTGATCAAGACCGCATTAACCAATTTGCGGCAGTCACTGAAGATCACCAATGGATTCATACCGACCCCGAACGTGCAACTGCTGAATCACCATTTAAAACAACCATTGCGCATGGTTTTTTAACCCTGTCTTTACTGTCTGTACTGACTGACAGTGTTGATCCAGCGAAGCAGACGTTCCCATCAGCGAAAATGACCGTTAACTTTGGTTTGAATAAAGTTCGCTTCCCGTATCCAGTAAAAGCGGGTGTACGCGTGCGTGCTCGTACTTCTATTCAATCTGTTACGCCGATTAAACGCGGCCTTGAGATTGTTCAAGAAATTAAAGTTGAAATTGAAGGTTGTCGCCGACCTGGTTGTGTCGCTGAATCTGTGATTCGTTTATATTTCTAA
- a CDS encoding EAL domain-containing protein — MTNKMIRENLIVSFFTFLYGCFFEVLVKKHSIRKAIANNEFKPYYQPIMCTKTGCALGYEVLARWVNDNDVILPDRFIHYIEKFGLLDALTSSLLEQAYEELDTLPKQQWLSVNISPSMLESDFLYQYFKSKKFRYAERIKLEITERILISDFTVINEKITALSDRGFEFSIDDFGEGYCDISYISKLNVNTIKVDKSLVIGMSHNIKKQKMLRAILALCQQLNLQVIVEGVEDKETSLLLSSFGISKQQGFFYEKPKVYINQS, encoded by the coding sequence ATGACAAATAAGATGATCCGAGAGAACTTGATTGTCAGTTTTTTTACTTTTTTATATGGTTGTTTTTTTGAAGTTTTAGTGAAAAAACACTCTATACGTAAGGCAATAGCAAATAATGAATTTAAGCCTTACTACCAACCTATAATGTGCACGAAGACAGGTTGTGCTCTTGGTTATGAAGTATTAGCCCGTTGGGTAAATGATAATGATGTGATTCTACCAGATAGATTTATTCATTATATTGAAAAGTTTGGGCTACTTGACGCTTTAACAAGTTCTTTGCTTGAGCAAGCTTATGAGGAGCTTGATACGCTGCCAAAACAACAGTGGTTAAGTGTAAATATTTCACCTTCAATGCTAGAGAGTGACTTTCTATATCAATACTTTAAATCTAAAAAATTTAGGTATGCGGAACGTATTAAATTAGAAATTACTGAACGAATACTAATCTCAGATTTTACTGTTATTAATGAGAAAATTACAGCACTAAGTGACAGAGGGTTTGAATTTAGTATTGATGACTTTGGTGAAGGGTATTGTGATATCTCTTATATCAGTAAATTAAATGTTAATACAATAAAAGTTGATAAGAGCCTAGTTATAGGTATGAGTCATAATATTAAAAAGCAAAAGATGTTAAGAGCCATTTTGGCACTTTGTCAGCAACTCAATCTTCAAGTCATTGTGGAAGGTGTTGAAGATAAAGAAACATCGTTGTTGCTTTCCAGTTTTGGTATATCAAAACAGCAAGGTTTTTTTTATGAGAAACCTAAAGTTTATATTAATCAAAGCTAA
- a CDS encoding serine hydrolase domain-containing protein — MQSLRRTCFGVISLLMMAASGNATSASKDEIVYALDDWVKQAVATSIPGASLAVVVNGQIRLLRGYGVAKAGSKQRVTSSTRFPLASISKTFASAATSLLVDKQLIDWDTHVVPYLEHIEFSDPQQGSAVTLRHLLSHTSGLVPQAYSDLLEDNVSYTRIVQMIKRINFVCEPGDCYGYQNIIYNLSAEMVEHAAGQDYPTFVKEQIFIPLEMEHATFGIEGFTSNEDRVAPHVKTKSGCAAVKPQEAYYQVPAAAGINASAQDLAKWMLAQFGHQPAVLNPDLLSIMHKPHIRANQMRYKAKLSNVYYGLGWRTFDYQGLSGFIHHGGWVKGIRTEMLFNTVTQTGVVFLINCERNNVARGMVLEFLKLYKKYMVDKVQSSVPES, encoded by the coding sequence GTGCAAAGCTTAAGACGTACTTGCTTTGGTGTTATTTCATTATTGATGATGGCGGCATCTGGTAACGCCACCAGTGCATCGAAAGATGAAATAGTCTACGCGCTTGATGATTGGGTTAAGCAGGCTGTAGCAACATCTATTCCTGGTGCCTCGTTGGCAGTGGTTGTTAACGGTCAAATCCGACTACTACGCGGCTATGGTGTGGCAAAGGCTGGTAGTAAGCAACGTGTCACGTCTTCAACACGCTTTCCGTTGGCATCCATATCTAAAACCTTTGCATCGGCTGCGACATCGTTATTAGTTGATAAACAATTAATCGACTGGGACACCCATGTAGTGCCTTACTTGGAGCACATTGAATTTAGTGATCCCCAGCAAGGGAGCGCGGTCACGCTACGTCATTTATTATCCCATACCTCAGGACTTGTGCCTCAAGCCTATTCTGATTTGCTTGAAGACAATGTCAGTTACACCCGCATTGTTCAGATGATCAAACGGATCAACTTTGTGTGTGAGCCTGGGGATTGTTATGGCTATCAGAATATTATTTATAATTTATCTGCAGAAATGGTCGAGCATGCAGCAGGGCAAGATTATCCTACTTTTGTGAAAGAGCAGATATTCATTCCACTGGAAATGGAGCATGCAACCTTCGGTATTGAGGGCTTTACCAGTAATGAAGATAGGGTAGCTCCTCATGTGAAGACTAAATCAGGGTGCGCGGCGGTTAAACCGCAAGAGGCTTATTATCAAGTTCCTGCGGCGGCGGGGATCAATGCCAGTGCGCAAGATCTCGCCAAATGGATGTTGGCGCAGTTCGGTCATCAACCCGCGGTACTCAATCCTGACTTGCTTTCGATTATGCACAAGCCTCATATTCGGGCGAACCAGATGCGCTATAAAGCCAAACTCAGTAATGTCTATTATGGCTTAGGTTGGCGAACATTTGATTATCAAGGGCTGTCTGGTTTTATTCATCATGGTGGCTGGGTTAAAGGGATTAGAACAGAAATGCTCTTTAATACAGTGACCCAGACGGGCGTGGTTTTTCTCATTAATTGCGAGCGAAATAATGTAGCGAGGGGCATGGTGTTAGAGTTTCTAAAATTGTATAAAAAGTATATGGTGGATAAGGTACAATCTAGCGTGCCTGAATCATAA
- a CDS encoding DNA alkylation repair protein: MSLMIPMVIFMQQRLVEVSNKDDAIAMQAYMKIQQPFYGVKSPARKDVFKQAREHTLVDDFANYRRLVLWLWSGTHREELYLAMDVAEYYKKFRTQEAFEVYEEMLETADNWDTVDKLASNLIGGLVKEHREFETKLMAWRTSENMWLRRASLLAHLRHKADTNLPLLEETILMLAHEKEFFIQKAIGWVLREYSKTDPIYVNTFIREHSAVLAPLSQREALKILTQTSY, translated from the coding sequence ATGTCTCTAATGATCCCTATGGTCATTTTCATGCAGCAACGCCTAGTGGAAGTGTCAAATAAAGATGATGCTATCGCTATGCAAGCATACATGAAAATCCAACAACCATTTTATGGTGTAAAAAGTCCCGCTCGAAAAGATGTATTTAAACAAGCAAGAGAGCATACACTGGTCGATGATTTTGCTAACTACCGTCGATTAGTGCTTTGGTTATGGTCAGGTACGCATCGCGAAGAGTTATATCTTGCGATGGATGTAGCTGAATACTATAAAAAATTTCGTACCCAAGAAGCATTTGAAGTGTATGAAGAAATGTTAGAAACGGCTGACAATTGGGATACCGTTGATAAACTTGCTTCAAATTTAATTGGCGGATTAGTGAAAGAACATCGCGAGTTTGAAACTAAGCTGATGGCTTGGCGAACTAGCGAGAATATGTGGCTGCGCCGTGCTTCTTTATTAGCACATCTTAGACATAAAGCAGACACTAACCTGCCATTGCTTGAAGAAACCATTTTGATGTTAGCGCATGAAAAAGAATTCTTTATCCAGAAAGCAATTGGTTGGGTATTGCGTGAATACTCTAAAACAGATCCAATTTATGTGAATACATTCATACGTGAGCATAGTGCTGTACTTGCACCTTTGAGCCAGCGTGAAGCCCTCAAGATTCTAACTCAAACCTCTTATTAG